From Carya illinoinensis cultivar Pawnee chromosome 5, C.illinoinensisPawnee_v1, whole genome shotgun sequence, one genomic window encodes:
- the LOC122309570 gene encoding protein JINGUBANG-like has product MTNDVGGGTVVMPERTGTLRRPKFGALLQSDPNIAAKNYHHDEESYPKNRHNSNDYESSCRQSNASATTSPGNYDTGSSASSPYAMSPWMQPSPYSKSPWITSSLFNPFDDSTPRNGLIGSLVREEGHIYSLAVSRDLLYTGSDSKNIRVWKNLKDFSGFKSSSGLVKTIVICGERIFTGHQDGKIRVWKFSLKNPSNFNRIGSLPTFKDFLKSSLNPKNYVEVRRHRNVVRIKHFDAVSCMSLNEELGLLYSGSWDKTLKVWRVANSKCLESINAHEDAVNAVVAGFDAFVFTGAADGTVKVWRRELQDKRTKHFLVQVLLKQENAVTALAVNQSSAVVYCGSSDGVVNFWEREKHLSHGGVLRGHKLAVLCLATAGNLVFSGSADKNICVWRREEQNGAHVCLSILTGHTGPVKCLTVDEDQESEKVNQRWIVYSGSLDKSVKVWRVLGNAPELRQMRAAEQLFPSNGYTSSLHSPSAGRISQNGRHGQS; this is encoded by the coding sequence ATGACAAACGATGTTGGGGGAGGTACGGTGGTCATGCCGGAGAGGACCGGGACACTCCGCCGACCTAAATTCGGGGCGCTGTTGCAGTCCGATCCCAATATCGCCGCGAAAAACTATCATCATGATGAGGAGAGCTACCCCAAAAATCGCCACAATAGCAACGACTACGAGTCTTCTTGCCGCCAGAGCAACGCTTCGGCAACCACGAGCCCCGGAAACTACGACACTGGTAGCAGCGCGTCCTCTCCGTACGCCATGTCTCCCTGGATGCAACCCTCGCCCTACAGTAAATCTCCGTGGATTACATCCTCGCTGTTTAATCCATTCGACGACAGTACGCCTCGGAACGGCCTCATCGGCTCGCTCGTACGCGAAGAGGGTCACATATATTCTTTAGCGGTTTCCAGGGATTTGTTATACACGGGTTCGGATAGTAAAAATATACGAGTTTGGAAGAATCTGAAGGATTTTTCTGGGTTTAAATCCAGCAGTGGCTTAGTTAAAACCATTGTTATATGCGGCGAAAGGATTTTTACCGGTCACCAAGACGGCAAAATTCGGGTCTGGAAGTTTTCCCTTAAAAACCCGAGCAATTTCAATCGTATCGGAAGCTTGCCCACGTTCAAGGACTTCCTCAAGAGCTCCCTTAATCCGAAGAACTACGTAGAAGTCCGACGCCATCGCAACGTCGTTCGCATCAAACACTTCGATGCCGTGTCGTGCATGAGCTTGAACGAAGAGCTGGGCTTGTTATATTCGGGTTCTTGGGACAAGACCTTAAAGGTTTGGCGCGTCGCAAACTCTAAATGCTTGGAGTCCATCAACGCCCACGAAGATGCCGTAAACGCCGTCGTAGCGGGCTTCGATGCCTTTGTGTTCACGGGCGCGGCGGATGGAACTGTCAAGGTATGGCGGAGGGAGCTACAAGATAAGAGAACCAAGCACTTCCTGGTTCAGGTTTTGTTGAAACAGGAAAACGCGGTCACAGCGTTAGCCGTAAACCAATCGTCGGCCGTTGTATATTGCGGATCCTCGGATGGGGTGGTGAACTTCTGGGAACGCGAGAAGCATCTGTCTCACGGTGGGGTTCTCAGGGGCCACAAGTTGGCGGTGCTGTGCCTTGCCACGGCGGGAAATCTGGTGTTCAGTGGGTCGGCGGATAAGAATATTTGCGTGTGGAGGAGGGAGGAGCAGAACGGGGCCCACGTTTGCCTCTCGATTCTGACTGGTCACACAGGCCCCGTCAAATGCCTCACCGTCGACGAAGATCAAGAGTCGGAAAAGGTCAATCAACGGTGGATAGTGTATAGCGGGAGCTTGGACAAGTCGGTGAAGGTGTGGCGTGTGCTTGGGAACGCGCCGGAATTGAGGCAGATGAGGGCGGCGGAGCAGCTGTTCCCGAGCAATGGGTACACATCGAGCTTGCATTCGCCTTCAGCTGGGAGAATAAGCCAAAACGGGAGGCACGGTCAAAGTTAA